A portion of the Candidatus Hydrogenedentota bacterium genome contains these proteins:
- a CDS encoding regulatory protein GemA, producing the protein MSAQARPARSRLIAAVHAAAARAGLDGDTRRALQRNVTGKDSCADMTVTELLAVLDRINGKTARPARGFSRRPAPNHDRAALVRKVYALLGDRPVKYAEGILRHMFGDDAPDVLEWAKPDQLWRLVCALEYDKKRRAARAEK; encoded by the coding sequence GTGAGCGCCCAGGCACGTCCCGCGCGCTCCAGGCTCATCGCCGCCGTCCACGCGGCGGCGGCGCGGGCCGGGCTCGACGGCGACACGCGCCGCGCGCTCCAGCGCAACGTCACCGGGAAGGACTCGTGCGCCGACATGACCGTGACCGAGCTCCTCGCCGTGCTCGACCGCATCAACGGGAAGACCGCCCGGCCCGCCCGGGGCTTTTCCAGGAGGCCCGCGCCCAACCATGACCGGGCCGCCCTCGTGCGCAAGGTCTACGCCCTGCTCGGGGACCGCCCGGTGAAGTACGCCGAGGGCATACTCAGGCACATGTTCGGAGACGACGCCCCGGACGTGCTCGAATGGGCGAAGCCCGACCAGCTTTGGCGGCTGGTCTGCGCCCTCGAGTACGACAAAAAGCGGCGCGCCGCGAGGGCGGAAAAATGA
- a CDS encoding helix-turn-helix domain-containing protein: MNDDGMVETLLAEGVPLAEIERLLEVFGGTALYIPKHFDPSNRIAAEAGHSVAYALSRIYGGTQPVIPTGEELRRRAVRARARKLAAEGASHNEIARKCRLHLRQVYRIVAEMDASELPPKEDPRQQLLF, from the coding sequence ATGAACGACGACGGCATGGTCGAGACCCTGCTCGCCGAGGGCGTACCGCTCGCGGAGATCGAGCGCCTGCTCGAGGTCTTCGGCGGGACCGCCCTGTACATCCCCAAGCACTTCGACCCGTCCAACAGGATAGCCGCCGAGGCCGGCCACTCCGTCGCGTATGCCCTCTCCCGGATTTACGGCGGCACCCAGCCGGTCATCCCCACCGGCGAGGAGCTGCGCCGCCGCGCCGTCCGCGCCCGCGCCCGCAAACTCGCCGCCGAAGGCGCAAGCCACAACGAGATAGCCCGGAAGTGCCGGCTGCATCTGCGCCAGGTCTACCGCATCGTCGCCGAGATGGACGCCTCCGAGCTGCCCCCGAAGGAGGACCCGCGCCAGCAACTGCTGTTTTAA